One Amaranthus tricolor cultivar Red isolate AtriRed21 chromosome 1, ASM2621246v1, whole genome shotgun sequence DNA window includes the following coding sequences:
- the LOC130809184 gene encoding uncharacterized protein LOC130809184 has protein sequence MSLEKEALSTIPIWVHLPALPMEYWGERCIRKIAGLLGNVLKIDNATKNKDRLMYARTLVETDIRKGLPDEVFFTNEYDELKPPRREWVNKESQKDQTKAQIKQHHDNSETCETMAIQSPEGNIESESQCTTITEPRGEPHKTLQQGKNVRGLNKANKQAEVVHFIANHISLFSLLETKVKRQGIGALYQIICPSWCITYNLALQKGGMIIVAWRAEEMKVDIRFVSSQIIHLIVNPNVGDNFNCSFVYGATDKKERGIMLTELENIGTTVTGPWIVMGDFNYIANLNERIGQKSRLHEIEPLRRCMVNCDIHDMKSTGRFFTWSNKQRGNARVLSKINRELENSAW, from the exons ATGTCCTTGGAAAAAGAAGCCCTATCTACCATCCCAATATGGGTACACTTACCAGCCTTACCAATGGAGTATTGGGGTGAAAGATGCATAAGGAAGATTGCCGGGCTACTAGGGAATGTACTTAAAATAGACAACGcaacaaagaacaaggatagACTAATGTATGCTAGAACCCTCGTGGAAACGGACATAAGAAAAGGCCTACCGGATGAGGTGTTCTTCACAAATGAATATGATGAACTG AAACCACCAAGAAGAGAATGGGTGAATAAAGAAAGCCAAAAAGATCAGACTAAAGCACAAATCAAACAACACCATGACAATAGTGAGACCTGTGAAACCATGGCAATACAATCTCCAGAAGGAAATATTGAATCAGAGAGTCAATGCACCACGATTACTGAACCCAGGGGCGAGCCACATAAGACACTACAGCAGGGAAAG AACGTTAGGGGGTTAAATAAGGCCAATAAGCAAGCTGAAGTGGTCCATTTTATCGCTAACCACATAAGCCTATTTAGCCTCTTGGAGACGAAAGTAAAGCGGCAAGGAATTGGTGCCCTTTACCAAATAATTTGTCCGTCTTGGTGTATAACGTACAACCTAGCTCTCCAAAAGGGAGGTATGATTATAGTAGCCTGGAGAGCCGAGGAAATGAAAGTAGACATACGGTTTGTTAGCAGCCAAATCATCCATTTGATTGTCAACCCTAATGTAGGTGATAACTTTAATTGCTCCTTTGTTTATGGTGCAACTGACAAGAAGGAGAGGGGTATCATGCTTACTGAGCTTGAGAATATAGGCACAACCGTGACAGGGCCTTGGATAGTCATGGGGGATTTCAACTACATAGCCAATCTTAATGAGAGGATAGGTCAAAAATCACGTCTTCATGAAATAGAACCTCTTCGAAGATGCATGGTGAACTGCGACATCCACGACATGAAAAGTACAGGGCGATTTTTTACTTGGTCAAATAAGCAAAGAGGAAATGCCAGAGTTTTAAGCAAGATTAATAGAGAGTTGGAAAACTCAGCTTGGTAG
- the LOC130809638 gene encoding CRIB domain-containing protein RIC5-like: protein MSMKMKGLLKGLRYISTIFDEEVQQEMQIGFPTDVRHVAHFGWDGSTANSPSWINNFKNGDSEEGPLNGNQQLVSKSRGRQASTGLDPPPLDSPSRRRSDKSKGSRRTSSVDSPKKSSLGQEDDPSSSTGSKLTTHRKKPKSGLSSGQSSSRTSTRSKHTAPLAEITHFSDPGVGGVHNSTSKPIKSALGADRAKGRRNKAKDTIQSSALKVSSEQDDHKSLDDSSKGIHAL, encoded by the exons ATGTCTATGAAGATGAAGGGACTTCTCAAGGGTCTGAGATATAtttcaacaatatttg ATGAAGAAGTGCAGCAAGAGATGCAAATTGGATTTCCTACTGATGTTAGACATGTTGCTCATTTTGGATGGGATGGTTCAACAGCAAATTCTCCTAGCTGG ATAAATAACTTCAAAAATGGAGATTCAGAAGAAGGACCTCTAAATG GCAATCAGCAATTGGTATCAAAGTCGAGGGGCCGACAAGCGTCAACAGGCTTAGACCCGCCGCCCCTTGACTCTCCTTCACGAAGGAGGTCAGACAAATCTAAGGGTTCACGGCGTACAAGTTCAGTTGACTCCCCTAAAAAGTCATCATTAGGCCAAGAGGATGATCCATCATCTTCAACAGGCTCTAAGCTCACTACACACCGGAAAAAGCCTAAGAGCGGGTTATCTAGTGGGCAGTCCTCTTCCCGGACTTCAACCAGATCAAAGCACACCGCCCCATTAGCAGAAATTACACACTTTTCGGATCCTGGAGTTGGTGGAGTACACAACAGCACTAGCAAGCCTATTAAATCAGCGCTTGGTGCTGATCGGGCTAAAGGCCGTAGGAATAAAGCGAAGGACACAATCCAAAGTTCAGCCCTGAAAGTTTCATCAGAACAAGATGATCATAAGTCATTGGATGATAGTTCTAAAGGAATTCATGCTTTGTGa